The DNA region CTGTGAGTACATGACCGGCGGCGTCGTCGCCGTCCTCGGCGAGACCGGAACCAACTTCGCCGCGGGGATGTCCGGCGGCGTCGCATACGTCTTCGACCCCGACGCGGCACTCGAGCGCAAGGCCAACACCGACATGGTCTCGCTCCACGAGGACCTCGACGAGGCCGACGAGGCCATGCTCGAGCGCCTGCTCGAGAACCACGTCGCCTACACCGGGTCCGAGCGCGGGCAGGACCTCCTGGCGAACTGGGGGCGCGCCCTCGAGTCGTTCGTGAAGGTCATGCCCGAGGCCTACCACCAGGCGATTACCGAGGACGGCCGAGACGACGTCCGCGCCGAACTTCCCCAGTCGCCCACCGTCGAATCAGACCATGGATCGGCCGGGTTCGCCGCGAGCGACGACTGACGCTAACGCGTCGAGCACCAGTACTGAGGGCGATTTTTGTGTGTGCGCGCTTTCCACGACTTCCGGTGAGCGGTCGAACGAACCGACGAAACCCGTGTGGATCTCCGCCGCTTACCAGACTCGAGTGCTGCCGGTACGGGCACCGTGCTACGAGTCGTCGAACGACGGTGCGCATCCGAGGGACCGATGCGGACAGGTCCGACAGTGCGACCCCGGCGTCGTCTCGGCGTAGATCGGTCGATCTAGCGCCTCGAGTCCGCGTCGAACCGCCTCCCAGTCGGGCGTCGTCGACCGCGAGTGGATGGCGACCCGGGGGCCCTCGACAGGTCCGACGTACACGTAGCCGACGGCGTCGACGGGCTCGCCGAGCCGGCGTTCACAGGCCCGGGCGTACAGCGAAAGCTGGAGGGCCGCTTCGGGGTCGATCCGTTCGCTCGTCGCCTTGTAGTCGAGGACGACGAGCCGTCCGTCGGGTGCCCGTCGGACCGTATCCACGTAGCCGACGACCGAGCCGTCGACGCCGGGCACGTCGTCGACCGTAAACGACAGTTCGGCGGCGAGTTCGTCCCACGCGTGAACCGGCGCCTCGAGGTCGGGTTCTCGAGCGTCGAAGTACCGATCGATACACCGGTGGACTTCCTTCTCGTATCCTCGTTTCCCGCGGGCCGTGAGCCGTCTGGTGGCCGCCCGACGCCACTCCCCGGGGCTCGAGTACTCCCGGTAGAACGCTTCCTCGGCCACGGCGTGAAAGACCGTGCCGACGAGTCGCGGGTTCGACTCGCGGCCCGTTCGATTGTCAGCCGGGGACGACTCGATTCGCCGTCGACTGACGTCACCCGGGACCGGATCGTCGGGCGCCCCGACGACGTACTCGAGGTAGTGCTTTCGCGGACACTCGTCGTGGGTCGCCAGCGCGCTGTAACTGTGCTCGAGTGCTTCGGGAAACCGATCGCGTCCCGACTCCGAGAACGCGTCCGGGGCGAATCGCGAAGCCGTCGTATCCAGCGCTCCGACTCGTCGCCCCGCCGGCGCGTCGAGTTCGGGGACTGTGGGGGCGGCGTCCGCAGCCGGTAGCAGCGTTCGGTTCCGAAGCTGTCGCCCGAGTCGGTGGACGACGTCGAGCGCCTCGTCCGTCTCGAGCGTCCGGTAGCCGTCGGTACCGAGGTAGTTGATCGCGCCGGTGGTGTGCGTCGACGGTTCGGCGAGCGAGTCGGTGACGTCGACGACTGTTTCGGGGTACGTTTCCTGTACCCGGTCAAACGCCGTCACCAATTCCGACCAGAGGTTCATCCGCTCGCCGGTAACCGACCACTCGATCGCGGAGGGGAGACACGCGTCGGCCGTGGGGGCGGCGAGGTCGCCGTCCCCGCCCTCGTAGTCGTAGTTCGAGCCGAATACGAGCAGGTGGTTCTCCGCCCGGGTGAGCGCGACGTGGAGAACGCGCCAGGATTCGGCCGTCGGCTCCGCGGCGAGATCCGCACACAGCGGCGAGTCGACGGTCGGGTCGAGCGTCGCGGCGAGCAGGCGATACCGGGCCCCGTAGGCGTAGTCTCGCCGAACGCACCACTCCTCGTCCGAGAGGTACGGCGCGAGGACCGTGTCGAACTCGAGGCCCTTGGCTTGGTGTACCGTCATGACGTCGACGGCGTCCGCAGACGTGGTTCCCTGTTGGCGGTCGCTCGATCCGCCCGCCAGCACCCGCTCGAGCGCGTCGACGAACCGGGTCGAGAGCGACTCGAGCACGTCGGTGCCGGTCCTGGCGTCGACGAACCGTTCGATCCGCTCGAACGTCTGGCGGTCGTCGGGACCCAGAAACCACTCGACGTTCGTTCGCTCCCGGAACTGTCGGAGAAACGGCGCTATCGGGTAGGCGTTCTTCGCCGCCGCTAGCGCCTCGAGGTCTGTGCGCGCCCGCTCGAGTCGGTCCGGTTCGTCGAAGGGTTCGGCCTCGAGGTCGGCCTCGAACAGCGCGTCGTACAGCCGACGGTTGCGGCGGTGGAGGCGGGAGAGATCGGCTTCACGTACTCGATAACGTGTGAGAAGCACTCGTCGAAGGTGCGTGTCGGCGTCGTGATCGACTAGCACGCGGAGGTACGAGAGAACCGTCTGGGTGCCCTCCGACACGGATCCTGTCGCCGAACCCGACCGCTCGCAGGGAATCTGGCGCTGCTCGAGTTCTGCGGCGATATTGCGTGCCTGTGCGTTCGTCCGAACGATGACCGCGATGTCTTCGAGCGTTCGCTCCGGGACGGATCCACAGTCGCCGTTCAGGAGTCGTGAAATCGCCGTCCCGACCTGTTCGGGTATCGACGACTCGAGTTCGTCGCTCTCGACTTTCAGCACCCGGTGGGGCGGGTTCGCCTCGTCGTACGACCCCTGCGTCCGTCCGTGCTCCCGGAGCGTCTTCGAGGGCTGGGTGCCGTACGAACAGTGGTTCGTCAGGTCCAGTATTTCCTGTTTCGACCGAAAGTTCAACTCGAGTTCGACCGACTCGTGGTCGTCGTAGTTCGCACCGAGGCGCTCGAGGCCCCTGGGGTCGGTCCCGCGCCAGCCGTAGATCGCCTGGTCCGTGTCCCCGATGGCGAGGAGTTCTGGTCGATCCGGGCCGCGCGTCAGTTCGGTGACGAGCGTCCACTGGGTCGCGTCGGTGTCCTGGAACTCGTCGCAGTAGACGTGGCTCCACCGGCGGGTGATCCCCTCGGCGACGGCCTCGTCTTCGAGCAGGCGCGTCGCCGTCCGAACGAGTTCGTCGAAGTCGACCGCGCCGTCGGTCTCGAGCCTCGCCCGATAGTCGGCGTATATTTCGGCGTAGTGGCTGGCCTGTCGGAGCACGGCCACGTAGTGCTCGAGTCGGCCGAACGGCGTCTGTTCGATGGTCTTCGCCCCGTCCCGCCAGAGTTCGTTGCCGAAGAGGACGGGTGGCAGGTGCTTCGTCGACGGGTCGTCGAGCGACATCGCTTCCCGCGTTATCGTCACGCACGCCTGAAGCGTCCGGAGGTAGGCGTCGATCTCTCGCACCACCGGATCGTCGCGAAACGCCGCCGGCCCTTCGGCGATTTTCTCTCGACAGAACGTCAACAGCGTGCCGTACTCGACGAGCGCCTCGCGAATTTCCGTGACGTGTTCCTCCCGATTGAAGTACCGAATCGCCTCGTTGTCGAACGACAGCGCCTCTCTCGCCTCGCCGCGGAGCCACAGGAGCAGTTCCTCGAGGAGGTCGAGCATCCGTTCGTCGGGCAGGGCGTCGGAGAGGGCGTCTGGGTCGATCTCTTCGCGACTCATCACCGAGACGAAGTGGTCAACCGATCCGGCGAGCGTCGACGGAGTGGCCGATTTTGTCGGTGCCACGTCGACCGCCGCGAAGTCGTACTCGTACTCGGCGAGGAGCCGGTTGAGTAGCCGTCGTCGCTTCCGCTCGGTGACGACCTCGAACGACGGGGAGAGCCCGAGATAGTAGGCGTACTCTCGAACCAGCCGGTAGCAAAACGAGTGATACGTGTGGACCTCGATCGCTGCGGCGACGGACGGCTCGAGTCGCTCGGCGATCGACGCTCGAATGCTCGCGGCCGCTTCGTTCGCGAACGTCACGACGAGCACGTCGGAGGGGTCGACGGCCCGGTCCTCGAGCGCCCGTTCGATCCGCGCCAGCATCGTGGTCGTCTTTCCGGTACCGGCGCCCGCGTCGACGGACGTGCACGCGGCCTCGCTCGCGATGACGGCGGGCTGATTTCCTTTCGGGGCTGGGCCCGGGGTCGACCTCGAGAGCCGGTGGTCATCCATCGAAAGCCACCTCGCTCGAGAGGTATTTCGTACAGCAAACGGCGTACGGACACGTCGGGCAGACGTCGCGCTTGATCTGGTCCCACCGGGATTCGAACGCTTCGTCGTCGACTCCGGCGATGGCGGCGGTCGCCACCTGTCGCAACCGATCGTCGACGGTCTGGTTTCGGTGTTCGTGTGTCATCCCGAACGTGTGATGGTCCAGGTAGGGTTCGGTGAGATCCACCGGCTCGAGGCTCGTTTCGACGCGCTCGCGAAGCGGGTTGACGGTCAGCCGGTCCCGATCGAGGACCGGGACCTGGACGTACCGACAGGTACGGGCGTCCGTGAGGGACAGGCGGTCACGAAGCGTCCGCAATCCATCGAGAGCGGCAGCCGTCTCGAGCAGGGTGGCGACCATTTCGGGGGCGAAATCGGCCCGGTCTGGATCGAAGTGTCCGGCGAACCGATCGGCGACGTCGCCGTCCCACGCGGCTCGATAGCGAAGTATCCCCAGGTGAGCGGCGGTCGGGACGAACCGAACCCCGACGAACGACGAGCCCTCGAGGACGGCGTAATCGATCGGCACATCGATCTGGAGCGGGGAGGCCTCGTCGTCATCAGCCGTCGGTCGAGTCGCCATCACCGTCGATCGAAGCGGTAAATCTGGACCGACGAGTTCGCCGTCGGCGCCGCTCGCCCTGGTGGCGTACAGGCACTCGGCGTGGTCGGTACCGATGACCTCGACGTACGCCCGGATCGTCGCCTCGAGCACTCGACGCTCGTGTCGTCGCTGGGCACGTGAGTGGACTCCCTCGCCGTAGTCCGCCCAGCGGTCGGCGAACCGGTCCAGCGCACGCGCCTCGAGCGTGTCGACGTCCCCCGCACGAAGGGCATCACAGATGGCCGTTCGGAGCAACTCGAGTCGGGCCGTCTGCGGAACGTCGTCGCCCGTGTGCAGGCCGTACTCGTGGGCGTATCGGTACCGTTGCGGACACCGGAGGTGGGTTCGCACGCCGTCGATCGAAATCTGTGGGGCCTCGGCGCTCGATGGCGTCGTCGCGTCGGTCTCGGTGAAGTTCCCCGTCATCGGCTTACCTCCCCCGCTGCAAACTCGAACTGCGTGTACACGGCGTCCCGGATCGTCTCGTCGACGTCTTCGTGCTCCAGGGCGAGGGCGAGCTCCTGGATTCGCTCCGCCGTGGCATCGAGGTCGACGGGTTCGCCTATCGACGCACGGCCCAGGAGTGTCTCGAGATCGGTCCAGGGCACCTCGAGAGCGGCTTCGAGGGTTCGTTGCCGCCCGTAGCTGACGTGGTCTCGGCGTTTCACGTTGACTGGCTCGAGATCGATCCCGGGCATAACTGTGAGTTCGCGAACGAATCGGGACTCGTCGTGGGTTCGTCGGAGGCCCTCGGTTTCGCGCTCGTACGAACAGCAGTAGAGCCGGGTCCGGGCTGCCCGAGAACCGAGAGCGAGACGTCGACGTGCCCGTTCGGCGTGATATGTCTCGAAGCGATCGGCAACGGCCGACCCGTCCGTGACCGTGGCGAACGTCTCCTCGAGCGTCGATGAGGAGGGGTCGGTCACGGCGGGGTAGGACGGCATCGAACGAAGCCACGCCGTCGGAAACAGCGGCGTGAGAAACTGCGTCCCGGGGTAAGTGTCGTCGATCAGATCAACCAGGAACACGACCTCCCGCGAGTCGTACGCCAGTTCATCGACCGGACAGACGGTCACCCCACCGCCCGGTGCTCGCGTCTCGATGGCGTGGACGTGCGGGGCGTCGTACTCGATCGTTCGCTGGAGCATTCGTCGGAGGCCCTGCCAGTCGGGGGCGACGAGGTCCGTCCGCTCGACGAACCGGGCGATTTCGAGGACCCGGCGGATGCTCTGAAACTGCTCGCGGGCGTCGATCCACGGTTCGTCGCGGGCGATGCGCGCCTTCACGTTCGTTCGCTGGATCCACGACTCGAGTGCGGTCGTCACCGACTGCCCGTGGGCGGCTTCGACGTCCCGCGGAGAAAATTCCTCGATGCGGGCTTCGAGTCTGGCGGTGACGGGTTCGGCTATCTCGGTCGGGTCGTGTCCCTGCTCGAGAGTACAGTGCGCTTCGATGACGGCGTAGAGTTCGCTAACGGCGGGATCGTCCGCCAGGGAGGGCGTACCGATCGTAGCCGTGGGAACGCCCACGTCGCGAAGGAGCCGTCGCGTCCGGGGAACGTGTTCCGCTCGTGGGACGGCGACCGCGAACTCGTCGAACGACCAGTCGAATCGGTCGCGGAGAGACTGGATTTCGCTGGCGACCCACCGCACCTGCGCTCGAGCGGTTTCCGTTCGGAGTCGGTACGCTCGAGCAGTCGTGTGCTCGTCTTCGTTCTCCTCTTTTCGTTCGTTCTCCTCCCCGCGCTCGTCTTCGGCTTCGTCGTCCTCCTCGTGCTCACCCTCGTGCACGGCTTCGGAATACTGGTCGTGATCGTTCTCGCCGACCGTTCCAGTCGCCAGCACTCGAGTGATCGCGTCGTGGGCTGGCTTCGATTCGGGTTGTCGCGTCGGCGGCCGGACCTCGAGGCCGTCCGCGATCGATTCGAGCGAACCTGGTTCGACTCGCGTCCGCTCGACGCTCGCGTGGCGCTGGCCGACGCAGACGAGGTCGGCCTCCCCGGTCAGCGCTGCGAGATAGCGCCTGTCGAGGCGGCGAAACTCCTCGAACTGTACGGCGAGAACGGCGTCGAACGAGTCCGTGGTCCGTTCGCGGAGGCCGTCAGCGTCGGCCTCGAGCAGGTCGACCACTCGCGGGATCACGTCTGCCCGTTCGACGAAGCCTCGAGAGTCGAGTTCGTCGTGGAACCGGTCGTTCATCGCGTAGAGGAAGGCGAGACAGGGGTGGATGGCGTCCCCGTCTCGATCCCCCGTGGCGTCGAACTGTTGTCGGGTCGCCTCGAGCAACAACCGTCCGACGTCGCGGGCGAAACTGTCGTGCTCGCTCGCGCGTTCGAGGTACGGCGGCACGTCAAGACTCGCGCCGGCGACGACCAGCGAAATGAGTTCGATCCGTTCTTCGTACTCGAGGCGCTCGAGTGTCGGGTCGTAGGTCTCGAGGACTTTCGAGGCGTGCTCGGGAAGTGATTCGACTCGCGGGCCGCTGACGGCGTTCCGGGCCGCGTTTGGGTCGTCTATCGTCTCGAGAAGGACTCGCTCGAGGCGGTCGAACCCCGCCGGGTGGCGCTTGAGGACGAGGACGTTTTTCGATCCGTGGGACTCGACGAGCGCGGCGTACTCGTCGGCGACGCGCTCGAGGAGGTCGTGGCGAGGGTACGGGAGGGCGACGAGCGTCCCCTCGAGCGTCGGGGACTCGGGTGTCGGCATTGCGGTATGCCACGGAGTAGTGACTGTATGGTACTTAAACCTGTACCCGACGTGGCCGGTTACTGGCTTCTCTGGCTCACGACGCCTCGACCACCGTCAGATACGTCACGTACACGAGCGCGGCGGCAACGAGCGAAATCGCGACGACGGTGACGCCGACGAAGTTCTCGAGGAAGACCGCCGGATCGTCCATGATGTACGCACCGCCTTCGACCGCGAGGACGAACAGGGCGCCGTAGAGAGCCGCGACTGCCATGGCGCGGGCGATGGCGACGACGAGCCCGGCCCGGCGGCTGTTGAGGAGTTCGACGACGAACAGCAGGGCGATCGCGAGCAAGTAGAACGGCTCGGGAAGGGCCTGCCCGAGTCCGTAGGGCCCTCGAATCGCGAGCCAGCCGTAGTACGCGAGCGCCAGCAGGACGCCGGCGACGAACGTCATCGCGACGCCGTATCCCGTCGTGTCGTCGACGCGTGGGCGCCTCGGCTGTGTCGCGTCGTCGCTCGAGTCGGACGGTTCTGGTGCGGCCATCGTGTATCGTGGTACGTAGGACCGCGAGCGGGTTAGTTCTCGAGGGTACGTTCATCACGTTTGATGCGCTGCGGAGGTGCGTTAACGAGGCAGACACGTCGATGACCTGCTGGTCGCCCTCGAGCGGGCCAGGCTGTCACCCCATGGCGTGAGAATATTTATAGCCGGACTTCAATACCACTACGTATGGACGACATTTTCGTTGCCAGATTAATGAGTTCGGATCTCGTAACAGTCGCACCCGACACCCTCGTCGAGAACGCCGGCCAGACGATACTCGAGAACTGCATTAGCTCACTCGTCGTCGTTGACGACGACGGACGCCTCGAGGGAATCCTGACGACGACCGACTTCGTCACGATCGTCGCCGAGAGTTTCCCGAAAGCGGAGACGACCGTCGAACGCTACATGACGACCGACGTCGTGACCGTCTCACCCCAGCAGCCGATCACCGAGGTGGCGAACGTGATGCTCGAACATGGGGTCCACCATCTGCCGGTCGTCGACGAGGACGAGGGCGTCGTCGGTATCGTCACGACGACCGATCTGGCGGGGTACCTGACGACGATGCGGGCGTCGGTGTAGGTACTGTACTGGTCGATTTGGCCACACAGAGAACGTATTTCTACGACTCGAGAAGATGGCAAGCGTCGTGCTCGAGAATCGATAGTCGAGACTCAACGCAGTCGCCAGTCGGCCCAACGCTGCCCGTGTCTTCGTGAACCTGAACACCGCGTAGACGCCCCGAAACTTCCGTTCGTCGATCCCGTTCTGTCGTCTTACTCGCGGATTTGCTATACTGTTATGTGGTTTATTCACGTCTCGAGAAGTCGAAACTGCCAGTTCAGCGTTGAATATGGAATTCGAGACCCCGTACACTCGCGGAGTCAACTAGACGATCGAAAGAGAGCGCGGCTCCGATCACGCAGATAGTACGACGACGGACGTTCACTCGCGACGGGCACCGCTCACCCGATTCGAACCTGTCGCTCGTTCGTTCTGACGTTCGAACAGAAAGAGCCAGTAGAGGGATTTGAACCCTCGACCTAATCCTTACGAAGGATTCGCTCTGCCAGCTGAGCTATACTGGCGCAGGTGTCTGCGTCCACTTCTACGTAGGACCGATAGCCGGCATAAGGATTGCGAATCGAGTCTGCCGCTCGGGTCGGGTTCGATCTCTCGCCTGGAGCCAGGTTCGGGCTCCGCTCACCGCGGCTGGATTTCAGCCATCACCTCATCGCCGCTCGAGGCGCACGTCCAGGCAGACGTTGAGTTCGTGAGGCGCGTAGGATCGAACGACCCGCTGGGTCTCGACGCTCACCTCGTACTCGGATTCGGCTGCCGCGCGAATCGCTCGCTCTCCCGGTCCGAAGGGATCGTCCTCGTGCTGGATGTCATAGTAGTGAATCACGCAGTCATGGCCGGCAATCGTCACCGCGGACTCGAGGAATGTGTCCGCGCTGTGAGGGAGGTTCATCACGATCCGGTCGGCCCAGCCCTCGTAGTCGGGGGCGACCTCGCGGACGTCAGCGTCGATCGCCGTCACTCGATCCGCGACGCCGTTCCGGTCGGCGTTCTCCCGGAGGTACTCGATCGCGACCTCGTTGACGTCGACGCCGACGCACTCGGCGCCGTGTCTGGCGAACGGGATCACGAACGGGCCGACGCCGGCGAACATGTCGAAGACGCGCTCGCCCTCGCTCGCCTGCTCGACGACCCGGTGGCGTTCCGTGGCGAGACGCGGCGAGAAGTACACCGACGCGAGGTCGAGTGCGAACTCACAACCGTACTCCCGGTGGACGACGGTCGTCCCCTCTCCGGCGACCACGTCCCAGTCACGCACGCGGGTCTCGCCCTTGATTTTCGAGGCCTTGTTCAGGACTGTCTCGAGGGGCAGGTCTGACGCGAGGATAGCGTCGGCAATCTCCTGCGCCCGCTGGGAGTCGTCTTCCTCCAGGAGCGCGGTATCGCCCAGTCGTTCGTAGGAGGGTTCGAAGCCGAGGAGATCCGCGGGCATCGTCTGCGTGTCACGTGTGGGTACGCCCTGGTCGACGAGCGTGTAGTCGACCTCGAGATCCGAGAGCAGGGCGTCTACCGGGCCTTCGCTCGAGTCCGAACTCGATCCCGAATCGTCGAGCGGCACGTAGAGCCAACCGTCCTCGACGGTAATCTCGAACTCGTCGGCGATCAGGTCCGCGTCGGCGAGCCGACTCCGAACAGTCTCGCCGTGCTCGGGGCGAACGCGGACACACGGCACGTCCATACCTCCCGTCGCTGCTCCGACGTCCTAACGGTGACGTTTTGTCGCTCGCGTCGGAAGCCCGGCCCATGGCAGGTCGGACGGAACTCACGACACTCGAGACGGTCCAGGAATCGCGGTCGTGGCTGTTCACGGTTCGCGACCGCTACGGCGAGGCCGAGGAGGCGATCCTCGTTCCCTGTGAGGACGGCGTCGAGGGGTGGATCAACCGCTGTATGCACGAACCGCAGCGACTCGACGTCGGCCGCGGCGTCGCGATGCGCGACGACGAGATCATCTGTCCGCGACACGGCTCGATGTACGACGCCTGTTCGGGGGCGTGTGACAACGGCGAAGCCGCCGGCACGCGCCTCGTCGGTGTCGACGTGACCGTCGAGGACGGCCGGGTCTTCCTGACGGATTCGATATACCAGTTCGACCACGAGGGCGGCCTCGAGGACGACGGAGAGGCGGACGAAAACGAGAGCGACGAAGACGGCGACGGCGGTCCGTCGTCGACCTCGCACATCTCTTTTTGAGAGGGGTCAGTCGGCAGTTTTCGAGGCGCCTCTCTAGGCCTCGAGCGGAGCCGAGAAAAACAGATCCTGGGATCAGTCGAGATACCCGAGCACGTCGCTGCCCTCGAGATAGACGAAATCGTGTCGGTCGGCGTAGGCGCGCGCGTCTACAGGCGCGAGTGCCTCGCCAGTCCGGTCGTCGAGCATCTCACAGACGACGACGGCGGGCGGCAGGTCGGCCTCGAGGGCCAGCGTGACGCCCAGTTCGGTGTGGCCCTCGCGTTGTGCGAGGAGGTCGGGGGCCGCCCGGAGCAAATGGACGTGACCGGGGACGCGAAACTCCTCGGCGAAGTCGGTTTCGTCCGGGTCGGCGGCGGCCTCGCCGAGCGACTGGATCGTCAGCGACCGGTCGTTGTCGGTGACCCCGGTGTAGGTGTCCCGGTGGTTGACCGTCACGGAGAACGACGAGCGCTCGTCGTAGCCCAGGTCGTGGCCGGCCGTCGCCGGGTGGTCGACGGCGTCGTCGTAGAACGGGAGGTCGAACGCGTCGGCGACCGCGTCCTCGAACGCGACGCAGACGAGGCCGCCAGCGTCATTGCGCAGGCGAGAGACGGCCTCGGGCGTGACGGCGTCGGCGTGGTAGATCAGGTCGGTCTCGCCCTCGCGGTCGGCCGCGTCGTGGACGAGAATCGGCTCGCCAGCCTGCAGGCGCTCGAGGGCCGATTCGACGCTCGCGGTAGTTGTCAGCGGTTCCTGGCGGGGGTTGGTGGTGTCTGATCCGTTCATGTTAGCGGTCTCCGACGGTGATCGTCACGTGGTCGCCGTCCTCGAGGTCGAGTTCGTCGCGCAGTTTCGCGGGCGCGATCAACTCGAGCTGGTCCTCGTCGTGGTGAGTTCGTTCGGGGGCGATTGCGTGGGCGGTCTCGTAGACGTCGCCGTCGGCCGTCTCGACGGTGGCGGGGTGACAGACGGCGGGGCCGTAGGTGCGTTCGTCGTTCTCCCAGCCGTCGATTGGGATCGACTCGAGGGAGGCCATCGCCCGGCGCCGTCGCATGCTCTCGTCCTGGAGGTCGACGTTGAGCGTCCCGGGGAACGGCTCGTAGCCCAGGCGGTCGGAAAACTGGCGGCTGTAGCCGGGCAGCGAGATGTAGTGGCGCCCCTCGCCCATGCCGCTGGTCACGACGCCCTCGAGTTCGACCTCGGGATCGGCCTCGAAGAGTCGTTTGTACTCCTCGTACTCGGTGCGAAGCGCGCCCTCGCCCGCGTCGGTGACGACGACCCACTGGCCGTCGGCGACGGTGTCGCGCTCGAGGTAGCCTGCGCTCTCGAGACGCTGGAGACGCCGCGAGGCGGTCTGGTTCGACGCCTCGAGTCGATCCGCGAGGGCCGAACAGGAGATTTTGAGGTCGCCCTCGAGACCGCCGTCGAGCGCGAGGAGTTTGAGCACGGCGAGTTCGTCGTGCCCGACGGTGGTCGATACGGTCTCGTGCATACGCGACGCTTCGCCCCTTCGTGGCATAAGCGTACCGAATGTGGCACGCATCCCAAAACTGTTATGGCGTTGTCGGCGGTTTATCGCTCGACGGTCCGAGGTCCTCTCGAGAATGCGTTTCGACTCCATCGGTATGTATCGATCGGTCCGTCCCATTTTCGAGACCGCCAGCCGTGGTACTGCTTCGAGAGGCGGGTCTTCCCCCAGTTGGGCTGTCGTCTCGACACTGACGGTCGGTGGTGATCCGATCGAAGCCAAAAGGAGGAGAGCACTCAGTCGCTCGAGACGGTGTCGCGCTCCCAGAACTCACTGTCCTTCTTCAGCTTCGGGACCCACGTGTCGCTCGTCTTCGAGAGCAAGGCGACGCGCGAGGCGGGAACTTCCTTCACCTCGGTGAACTCGGGCATGTGGGAGGCGACCTCGCGCGCGAACTCGGCGACATCCTCGTGATCCGGCATCGAGGATCGATCCAGCCGGCCGCGGGAGTGCCCGACGTGCATATACGCCTTCAACTCGACGAAATCGGGATCGGCCCGCTGGTAGAAGGCGGCGTACCAGTCCGGGTCGCGCATGTTCTCGCCGTCGATCAGCGTCGTCCGCAGGACCGTACGCGTCTCGTCCTTCTCGGCGAGCACGTCCATCGTCTCGACGAGGTGCTCCCAGGCGTCGTCCTCCATGGCTTTGACGACCTGGTCGAATGTCCAGCGCTCGGGAGCGTCGACGCTGACGTACAGTTGCGTCGGGTCACACTCTCGCAGGACCTCGGGACGGGTACCGTTCGAGACGAGGAACGTCGTGACGTCTCGGTCGTGGAACGCCTCAAGTAGCTCGGGGAGATAGGGATACAAGGACGGCTCGCCGTCGAGACTGATGGCGACGTGACGGGGCTCCATCGCCTCCTCGAACACGGGCCGGGGGACCTGGTCGTTGCCGCCGAAGCCCGAGAGCAGCTTCTTCTGGAGGCGGATCGAGGCGTCGACGACGGCCTCGGGGTCGTCCCACTCGACGCCCTCGAGTTCGTAGGCGTGGCCGTTGTGGTCGCGCCAGCAGAAGACGCAGCGCTCGTTACAGCGGACGACGGGCGTCATCTGGATACAGCGGTGTGATTCGATGCCGTACCAGATGTTTTTGTAGCACTTGCCCTCGCCACGAAGGGCGTTGGCGGTCCACCCGCAGGTCTGGGCGGCGGTGTGGTTCTCGTGGTGGTAGTTCGGCGAGT from Natronosalvus rutilus includes:
- the ribB gene encoding 3,4-dihydroxy-2-butanone-4-phosphate synthase; this translates as MNGSDTTNPRQEPLTTTASVESALERLQAGEPILVHDAADREGETDLIYHADAVTPEAVSRLRNDAGGLVCVAFEDAVADAFDLPFYDDAVDHPATAGHDLGYDERSSFSVTVNHRDTYTGVTDNDRSLTIQSLGEAAADPDETDFAEEFRVPGHVHLLRAAPDLLAQREGHTELGVTLALEADLPPAVVVCEMLDDRTGEALAPVDARAYADRHDFVYLEGSDVLGYLD
- the twy1 gene encoding 4-demethylwyosine synthase TYW1; the protein is MSNAADSGADASSEDGDVDVDEDDGGGPMQVDSPNYHHENHTAAQTCGWTANALRGEGKCYKNIWYGIESHRCIQMTPVVRCNERCVFCWRDHNGHAYELEGVEWDDPEAVVDASIRLQKKLLSGFGGNDQVPRPVFEEAMEPRHVAISLDGEPSLYPYLPELLEAFHDRDVTTFLVSNGTRPEVLRECDPTQLYVSVDAPERWTFDQVVKAMEDDAWEHLVETMDVLAEKDETRTVLRTTLIDGENMRDPDWYAAFYQRADPDFVELKAYMHVGHSRGRLDRSSMPDHEDVAEFAREVASHMPEFTEVKEVPASRVALLSKTSDTWVPKLKKDSEFWERDTVSSD
- a CDS encoding CTP-dependent riboflavin kinase codes for the protein MHETVSTTVGHDELAVLKLLALDGGLEGDLKISCSALADRLEASNQTASRRLQRLESAGYLERDTVADGQWVVVTDAGEGALRTEYEEYKRLFEADPEVELEGVVTSGMGEGRHYISLPGYSRQFSDRLGYEPFPGTLNVDLQDESMRRRRAMASLESIPIDGWENDERTYGPAVCHPATVETADGDVYETAHAIAPERTHHDEDQLELIAPAKLRDELDLEDGDHVTITVGDR